Part of the Sphaerochaeta associata genome is shown below.
TCCATAGGGTTTTCTCGAGTGATCCTCAGAGTATCTTCAGATTCTATCAATGCCGCAGATTTTGAGTTGAGTAATAAGATTCCCAGCATGAGTATAGTGAAATGCTGTCAACCCTTCTTCTTTAGCCGCGGCAATATTTTCCTCCATGTCATCAGTAAAAAAAACCTCGTCAGCAGAGACCTTCTCCTTTTCAAGGATATATCGATAGAACGCACGATCAGGCTTTGCCAAATGCATCAGATGGGAAGCATAGACTCGATCGAATATGTCATATTGTTTCAATGTGTGGTGAATTCTAAAATGAGAATCTATAACATTCGTGCCGCAGATTATCCTCATATTCTGCCGTTTCAGTCGTTTAATTACCTCCATGGTGGGGACATCCAATACGGGATGAAAGAACCTCCCAAGCAAGCTCTGTCCGTTTCTCTCAACATTGCTTGAAGTCTCCCTCTCATAAATTGTCCAAAACTTTTCTTCATCAATCAGTCCCATGCTGTGATCGTGCAGTGCATGCTTGATTGCTGATGGCATATCTGCAAATGCTAATTCCTTACGCCCAAGGAAAGGAAGTAATTCTGGGGCCATCTGAAAATCTCGTACAATTACCCCACCCATATCGAACATGCATACCTTAATCATAAGAAACCACCCTATTCTTTGCTTGATGAGAACATTACATTGCCACCTAGAAAATATTTTGAAAGCGATAGAAACAAGACAATTATCGGTATACTTGCCATCATAGCAACAGCCATCATCGCCCCTTCATCCGCATATTTCTCTTCAGTGAACTTGACTAAATAGGCAGGAATAGTTTTCATTACCTCTTTCTGAGAAAGAAGTAGAGGCCATAGCAAATTATCCCATTGCCCTCGGAA
Proteins encoded:
- a CDS encoding HAD-IA family hydrolase — its product is MIKVCMFDMGGVIVRDFQMAPELLPFLGRKELAFADMPSAIKHALHDHSMGLIDEEKFWTIYERETSSNVERNGQSLLGRFFHPVLDVPTMEVIKRLKRQNMRIICGTNVIDSHFRIHHTLKQYDIFDRVYASHLMHLAKPDRAFYRYILEKEKVSADEVFFTDDMEENIAAAKEEGLTAFHYTHAGNLITQLKICGIDRI